One genomic region from Spirosoma sp. KCTC 42546 encodes:
- a CDS encoding fumarate reductase/succinate dehydrogenase flavoprotein subunit — protein MKLESKIPEGPLAEKWARHKFALKLVNPANKRKYDIIVVGTGLAGASAAASLAELGYNVKAFCFQDSPRRAHSIAAQGGINAAKNYQNDGDSVFRLFYDTIKGGDYRAREGNVHRLAEVSVNIIDQCVAQGVPFAREYGGTLANRSFGGSQVSRTFYARGQTGQQLLLGAYSALSRQVANGKVKLYTRTEMLDLVVEGGKARGIVVRNLITGKIESHSAHAVLLCTGGYGNVFYLSTNAMGCNVTAAWRAHKKGAVFGNPCFTQIHPTCIPVSGHYQSKLTLMSESLRNDGRVWAPKSKEDAQKIQKGQLKPTDLPEDARDYFLERRYPSFGNLVPRDVASRNAKNMCDEGRGVSKTGLAVYLDFADAIKRDGQKTIEAKYGNLFEMYEKITGENPYETPMMIYPAVHYTMGGLWVDYNLMTTVPGLYALGEANFSDHGANRLGASALMQGLADGYFVIPYTVGDYLATIGPADKLPVDSPVFKEAEKNITAQISKLLAIKGTRPVDDLHKELGHIMWEYCGMSRTAEGLQLAKQKIQALKKEFWSNAKVLGDADEMNQALEQAGRVADFIELGELMVDDALNRNESCGGHFREEYQTPDGEALRDDANYAYVAGWEYQGEGKPELLNKEPLVFENVKLTQRSYK, from the coding sequence CCCCGAAGGTCCTTTAGCCGAGAAATGGGCACGGCATAAGTTTGCGTTGAAACTGGTTAACCCAGCCAACAAACGTAAATACGATATTATTGTAGTGGGTACTGGCCTGGCCGGTGCATCGGCGGCTGCGTCATTGGCAGAACTGGGCTATAACGTGAAGGCGTTTTGCTTTCAGGACAGCCCTCGCCGGGCGCACTCGATTGCTGCGCAAGGAGGTATCAATGCCGCTAAAAACTACCAGAACGACGGCGACAGCGTGTTCCGTTTGTTCTATGATACCATTAAAGGTGGTGACTATCGCGCCCGCGAAGGTAACGTTCATCGGCTGGCAGAAGTCAGCGTGAACATTATTGACCAATGCGTAGCTCAGGGCGTTCCGTTTGCCCGGGAGTACGGCGGTACACTGGCTAACCGCTCGTTTGGTGGCTCGCAGGTATCGCGTACGTTCTACGCCCGTGGCCAAACCGGCCAGCAATTGCTGCTTGGTGCTTATTCGGCACTGAGCCGTCAGGTGGCTAACGGGAAAGTGAAATTATACACACGTACCGAAATGCTCGACCTCGTGGTTGAGGGTGGCAAAGCGCGTGGTATTGTTGTTCGGAACCTGATTACCGGGAAAATCGAATCGCATTCAGCCCATGCAGTACTGCTTTGTACAGGCGGCTATGGCAATGTATTCTACCTATCGACCAATGCAATGGGCTGTAATGTTACGGCAGCCTGGCGGGCACACAAAAAGGGTGCTGTTTTCGGTAACCCGTGCTTTACACAGATTCACCCAACCTGTATTCCGGTATCGGGCCATTACCAGTCGAAACTGACGCTGATGTCGGAGTCGCTGCGGAACGATGGACGGGTTTGGGCGCCAAAATCGAAAGAAGACGCTCAGAAGATTCAGAAAGGTCAGTTAAAGCCAACCGATCTGCCCGAAGACGCGCGTGATTACTTCCTGGAACGTCGTTACCCATCATTTGGTAACCTTGTACCCCGCGACGTAGCCTCGCGGAACGCCAAAAACATGTGCGACGAAGGCCGGGGTGTTAGTAAAACCGGACTGGCTGTTTATCTGGACTTTGCCGACGCAATCAAACGCGATGGTCAGAAAACGATTGAGGCCAAATACGGTAACCTCTTCGAGATGTACGAAAAAATCACTGGCGAAAATCCGTACGAAACGCCGATGATGATCTATCCTGCCGTTCACTACACAATGGGCGGTTTGTGGGTCGATTACAACCTGATGACTACGGTTCCCGGTCTGTACGCACTTGGCGAAGCGAACTTCTCCGATCACGGCGCGAACCGCTTAGGGGCATCGGCGCTGATGCAGGGGCTGGCTGATGGTTATTTCGTTATCCCCTACACGGTGGGTGACTACCTGGCAACGATTGGCCCAGCCGATAAACTGCCGGTTGATTCTCCCGTATTTAAGGAGGCCGAGAAAAACATTACCGCTCAAATCAGTAAACTCCTTGCCATTAAAGGGACACGGCCGGTTGATGATCTGCACAAAGAACTGGGTCATATCATGTGGGAATACTGTGGTATGTCGCGTACGGCAGAAGGTCTACAACTCGCCAAGCAGAAGATTCAGGCCCTGAAGAAGGAGTTCTGGTCGAATGCGAAAGTACTGGGCGATGCTGACGAAATGAATCAGGCATTGGAGCAGGCCGGTCGCGTAGCCGATTTCATTGAGCTAGGTGAACTCATGGTTGACGATGCCCTGAATCGCAATGAATCCTGCGGTGGTCACTTCCGAGAGGAATACCAGACCCCCGATGGTGAAGCCCTTCGCGATGACGCTAACTATGCCTACGTGGCTGGCTGGGAGTATCAGGGTGAAGGTAAGCCCGAGTTACTCAATAAGGAACCACTGGTATTTGAGAATGTAAAATTGACACAGCGGAGTTATAAATAA
- a CDS encoding succinate dehydrogenase/fumarate reductase iron-sulfur subunit produces the protein MKINLKVWRQKNNNTAGKLVEYHLDNVSEDMSFLEMFDVLNDSLTRKGEDPVTFDHDCREGICGTCSMYINGRPHGPQTGATTCQLHMRSFNDGDTIVVEPWRARAFPVIKDLMVDRLAFDRIIQAGGYVSVNTGSAPDANEILIPRSIADEAMDAAACIGCGACVAACKNASAMLFVSAKVSQLAILPQGQSEHKERAERMVAQMDAEGFGACSFTGACSVECPKSISLDHIARMNREYLGAKLTSDNVQG, from the coding sequence ATGAAAATTAACCTAAAAGTCTGGAGACAGAAAAATAATAATACAGCGGGCAAGCTGGTTGAGTATCATTTGGATAACGTATCGGAAGATATGTCCTTTCTGGAGATGTTCGACGTACTGAACGACTCCCTGACCCGGAAAGGAGAAGACCCCGTTACCTTCGACCACGACTGTCGGGAAGGTATCTGTGGTACCTGTTCGATGTACATCAACGGACGGCCACACGGTCCGCAAACGGGGGCTACAACCTGCCAGTTACACATGCGTTCATTCAATGATGGCGATACAATTGTGGTTGAACCCTGGCGGGCACGCGCTTTCCCGGTCATCAAAGACCTTATGGTTGATCGGCTGGCCTTCGACCGGATCATCCAGGCCGGTGGATACGTATCGGTTAACACCGGTTCGGCTCCCGACGCCAACGAAATTCTGATTCCCCGTAGCATTGCCGATGAGGCAATGGATGCTGCTGCCTGTATTGGTTGTGGTGCCTGTGTAGCCGCCTGTAAAAATGCGTCGGCTATGCTGTTCGTTTCGGCAAAAGTGTCGCAATTGGCTATTCTGCCACAGGGGCAGTCGGAGCATAAGGAGCGGGCTGAGCGTATGGTCGCGCAAATGGATGCCGAAGGGTTCGGTGCCTGTTCGTTCACCGGTGCCTGTTCGGTTGAGTGCCCCAAATCCATTTCGCTGGATCACATTGCCCGTATGAACCGCGAGTACCTGGGTGCGAAACTGACTTCGGATAACGTTCAGGGATAA
- a CDS encoding tetratricopeptide repeat protein: MKKLVLTIWLMGIALIAQAQLYDPSAFDKVYDGLLKHPGVQIESAEAINQMYNYKFYEADKEFRWLRVRYPKHPMPTFLMGLAEWWKIVPNTDETGYDDQCLMYMDSTITLAEELYDKSENKLEPSFFLAAAYAFKSRLYSERKKWAKATFAGKNALKYFEKCKGNADFSPELLFGDGMYNYYAQWIPENYPLLKPILLFFPKGNKVSGIKELEKTANTAFYTRVEARYFLVQIYSMENQYDKAYQMSKYMNEQYPDNPFFERYFARSAFVTGRTNEAERVSKDILEKISRTQSGYEAVSGRTAAYILAYINAIFYKNIPEAKKYYQQAVDFSKQTNATTSGYYLSSVIGLAKIATEEKDYDLAQTYFKEVIDKAERKSSQYKEAKKALDDAKKSRREERRKRN, from the coding sequence ATGAAGAAACTTGTGTTGACGATATGGTTGATGGGCATCGCGCTGATAGCGCAGGCTCAACTCTATGACCCGTCGGCGTTTGATAAGGTCTATGATGGTCTGCTTAAGCACCCCGGTGTTCAGATTGAGTCGGCGGAGGCTATCAACCAGATGTATAATTATAAGTTCTACGAGGCCGATAAGGAGTTTCGGTGGCTGCGGGTGCGGTATCCGAAACATCCCATGCCCACCTTCCTGATGGGATTGGCCGAATGGTGGAAAATTGTACCTAATACAGATGAAACTGGCTACGATGACCAGTGCCTGATGTACATGGATTCTACGATTACATTGGCCGAAGAACTTTATGACAAGAGCGAGAATAAACTCGAACCTTCGTTTTTTCTTGCGGCTGCCTATGCCTTCAAAAGCCGACTTTACTCGGAGCGTAAAAAATGGGCAAAGGCCACATTTGCAGGTAAAAATGCACTGAAGTACTTCGAAAAATGCAAGGGAAATGCCGATTTCAGTCCTGAACTGTTATTCGGCGATGGGATGTATAATTACTATGCTCAGTGGATTCCCGAAAATTACCCGCTCTTAAAGCCGATTCTGCTATTTTTTCCGAAAGGAAACAAAGTGAGTGGCATCAAAGAGTTGGAGAAAACGGCAAATACAGCTTTCTACACCCGCGTTGAGGCTCGCTATTTCCTGGTTCAGATTTACAGTATGGAGAATCAGTACGACAAGGCGTACCAGATGTCGAAGTACATGAACGAGCAGTATCCTGATAATCCATTTTTTGAGCGATACTTCGCCCGGTCAGCCTTTGTAACAGGCCGTACGAACGAAGCGGAACGGGTATCTAAAGATATTCTTGAAAAAATTAGCCGCACACAATCGGGTTACGAAGCGGTAAGCGGTCGAACAGCAGCCTATATTCTGGCTTACATTAACGCCATATTTTATAAGAATATACCCGAAGCCAAAAAATATTACCAGCAAGCTGTCGATTTCTCTAAACAGACAAATGCAACGACGTCGGGCTATTATTTATCGTCAGTCATCGGGCTGGCCAAAATTGCGACCGAAGAGAAAGACTACGACCTTGCTCAGACATACTTTAAAGAAGTAATCGACAAGGCGGAACGTAAATCCAGTCAATATAAGGAAGCAAAAAAAGCGCTGGACGACGCGAAGAAGTCGAGACGGGAAGAGCGCAGGAAGCGGAATTAA
- the hpt gene encoding hypoxanthine phosphoribosyltransferase encodes MITVKDKTFVPFITAEAIQTRVQELAEQINQTYAGKTPLIVVVLNGAFLFAADLAKKLTIPCEITFLRVSSYKGTESTGQLKEILGLTESVTGRDLIVVEDIVDTGRTLCDIRDQLLAQEPASLAIATLLFKPEALQKPIDLQYVGFEIENRFVLGYGLDYDGLGRNTPDILVLD; translated from the coding sequence ATGATAACTGTAAAAGACAAAACGTTCGTCCCGTTTATTACTGCCGAAGCCATTCAAACGCGCGTTCAGGAGCTGGCCGAACAAATCAACCAGACGTATGCTGGTAAAACACCACTGATCGTGGTTGTGCTGAATGGAGCCTTTTTGTTTGCGGCTGATTTGGCAAAAAAATTAACGATTCCCTGTGAAATCACGTTCCTTCGGGTTTCTTCCTACAAAGGAACCGAGTCGACCGGGCAGCTTAAAGAAATACTGGGGCTAACCGAATCGGTAACTGGTCGAGACCTGATTGTAGTTGAAGATATTGTCGATACGGGCCGAACCCTTTGTGATATTCGGGATCAACTTCTGGCTCAGGAACCGGCATCACTTGCCATCGCTACGTTACTATTCAAGCCAGAAGCCTTACAAAAGCCAATTGATTTACAGTATGTTGGCTTTGAAATTGAAAACCGATTTGTGCTAGGCTACGGCTTGGATTATGACGGCCTGGGCCGAAATACACCGGATATATTGGTGCTTGATTAG
- a CDS encoding NADH-quinone oxidoreductase subunit D yields the protein MTTQTIQYEYAPGHFRASEPGIYRPDMLQEGEMILNMGPQHPSTHGVLRFEVVTDGEIIVDVVPHLGYLHRCFEKHAQSLPFNQAIPFVDRLDYLAAMNCEHAFVMGVERMLGIQNDIPKRTEYIRVLVAELNRIAAHFVGIGTYALDIGAYTPFLWLMRDREHIQRLLEWVSGARMLYNYIWVGGLFYDLPVGFEERCREFIAYLKPKMVELQQLVIENEIFVKRTANVGVLPLPVAINYGCTGPMLRGSGLRYDLRRVDGYSVYPELDFDIPIGEGKMGTVGDCWDRNNVRVEECHQSIRIIEQCLDQLLGDHRRTRDYDPQAVVPKKIRPKAMDFYARAESAKGELGFFFRTDGKSDIPVRCKARSCCFHNLSVISEISRGAMLADLVAIIGSIDVVMGEVDR from the coding sequence ATGACCACGCAAACGATCCAATACGAATACGCTCCGGGCCATTTTCGGGCATCGGAACCCGGCATTTATCGACCTGATATGCTTCAGGAAGGGGAGATGATCCTGAATATGGGACCGCAGCATCCATCTACCCATGGTGTGTTGCGGTTTGAGGTGGTTACGGATGGCGAAATTATCGTTGATGTCGTTCCTCACCTTGGTTATCTGCACCGCTGTTTTGAGAAACATGCTCAGTCGCTGCCGTTTAATCAGGCCATTCCGTTCGTGGACCGACTCGATTACTTAGCTGCCATGAACTGTGAGCATGCCTTTGTGATGGGGGTTGAACGAATGCTCGGCATTCAAAACGATATTCCAAAACGGACCGAATACATCCGGGTGCTGGTAGCTGAGCTGAACCGTATTGCCGCTCACTTTGTCGGTATTGGCACCTATGCGCTCGATATAGGTGCCTACACGCCTTTTCTCTGGCTCATGCGTGATCGGGAGCACATTCAGCGATTGCTTGAATGGGTGAGTGGTGCCCGGATGCTGTATAACTACATTTGGGTAGGTGGCTTGTTTTATGACCTTCCGGTAGGGTTTGAAGAGCGGTGTCGGGAGTTTATTGCCTACCTAAAGCCTAAGATGGTGGAGTTGCAGCAATTGGTCATCGAAAACGAAATTTTCGTAAAACGGACTGCGAATGTGGGCGTACTTCCCTTACCTGTGGCCATTAATTACGGTTGTACGGGTCCTATGTTACGGGGTTCTGGGTTGCGATATGATCTGCGACGGGTGGATGGCTATTCGGTTTACCCTGAACTAGATTTCGATATTCCGATTGGCGAAGGAAAGATGGGTACCGTTGGCGATTGCTGGGATCGCAACAATGTTCGTGTAGAAGAGTGCCACCAATCCATTCGCATTATTGAACAATGCCTCGATCAACTTCTGGGTGATCACCGACGCACCCGAGACTATGACCCTCAGGCAGTTGTACCAAAGAAAATTCGCCCGAAGGCAATGGATTTTTACGCTCGCGCTGAAAGTGCCAAGGGCGAATTAGGCTTTTTCTTTCGGACAGATGGTAAATCGGATATACCGGTTCGCTGCAAAGCCCGCTCCTGTTGCTTTCACAACTTATCGGTCATTAGTGAAATCAGTCGGGGGGCTATGCTGGCCGATTTGGTGGCGATAATTGGGTCAATTGACGTAGTGATGGGCGAAGTAGACCGATAA
- the rpmG gene encoding 50S ribosomal protein L33, producing MAKKGANRIQVILECTEQKDSGVPGMSRYITTKNRKNTPARIERKKYNPFLKKVTLHKEIK from the coding sequence ATGGCAAAGAAAGGCGCCAATAGAATCCAGGTTATTCTGGAATGCACCGAGCAGAAAGACAGCGGTGTACCCGGCATGTCCCGGTACATCACCACGAAAAACCGGAAAAATACGCCGGCGCGTATCGAACGGAAGAAATACAATCCGTTCCTGAAAAAAGTAACGTTGCATAAAGAAATTAAATAG
- a CDS encoding DUF4295 domain-containing protein, producing the protein MAKKVVATLKTKDNGKAFAKIIKAVKSPKTGAYTFKEEMVPVDEVQAALKS; encoded by the coding sequence ATGGCAAAAAAGGTAGTTGCAACCCTGAAAACGAAGGACAACGGCAAGGCATTCGCCAAAATTATTAAAGCCGTGAAATCGCCAAAAACTGGCGCGTACACCTTCAAAGAAGAAATGGTTCCGGTTGACGAAGTTCAGGCTGCGCTGAAAAGCTAG
- the ftsY gene encoding signal recognition particle-docking protein FtsY has product MALFGLFSKEKKETLDKGLEKTKDSFFSKLGRAVVGKSTVDEEVLDELENVLISSDVGVETTVKIIRRIEERVARDKYMGTDELDRILREEIAALLSDNNTSDVPDDFDLPAGKKPYVIMVVGVNGVGKTTTIGKLAAQFHKRGKTVVLGAGDTFRAAAVDQLKLWGDRVGVPVVSHGMNTDPSAVAFDAVKKATDMNADVVIIDTAGRLHTKVNLMNELTKIKRVMQKVTPDAPHEVLLVLDGSTGQNAFIQATEFTKATEVTALAITKLDGTAKGGVVIGISDQFKIPVKYIGVGEKIEDLQTFNKMEFVDSFFKK; this is encoded by the coding sequence ATGGCTTTATTCGGCTTATTCTCGAAAGAAAAAAAGGAAACACTCGACAAAGGATTAGAGAAAACCAAAGACAGCTTCTTCTCGAAACTTGGCCGGGCCGTAGTTGGTAAATCGACTGTTGACGAAGAGGTACTCGACGAGTTGGAGAACGTTTTGATTTCGTCGGATGTGGGTGTTGAAACAACCGTTAAAATTATCCGCCGGATTGAAGAACGTGTTGCTCGCGATAAGTACATGGGCACGGACGAACTTGACCGGATTCTTCGCGAAGAGATAGCTGCACTGCTTTCCGATAACAACACCTCCGATGTGCCGGACGACTTTGACTTACCTGCCGGTAAAAAACCATATGTAATTATGGTTGTGGGGGTGAACGGTGTTGGCAAAACCACAACGATTGGCAAGCTTGCCGCTCAATTCCACAAACGGGGTAAAACAGTAGTACTGGGCGCAGGTGATACGTTCCGGGCTGCAGCCGTTGACCAACTCAAACTCTGGGGTGACCGCGTAGGGGTGCCGGTTGTTTCGCATGGAATGAATACAGACCCATCGGCAGTAGCTTTTGACGCTGTCAAAAAAGCGACCGACATGAATGCCGACGTCGTTATCATCGACACCGCCGGCCGATTGCACACTAAAGTCAACCTGATGAACGAGTTGACCAAAATTAAACGGGTAATGCAGAAGGTTACACCCGATGCGCCCCATGAAGTACTTCTGGTTCTTGATGGATCGACGGGTCAGAACGCGTTTATTCAGGCAACGGAATTTACCAAAGCAACCGAAGTTACAGCATTGGCTATCACCAAATTAGATGGTACCGCAAAAGGTGGCGTAGTCATTGGCATTTCGGATCAATTCAAAATTCCAGTTAAGTACATTGGGGTTGGTGAGAAAATTGAAGACTTACAAACCTTCAACAAAATGGAGTTTGTGGATTCGTTCTTTAAGAAATGA
- a CDS encoding prevent-host-death family protein, with amino-acid sequence MTLNAQIIQSEGKPAFTVIAYEAIQQSLASFDNLEDFADYVHALTVKNATTTWHTLDDVKKELGL; translated from the coding sequence ATGACACTAAACGCTCAAATTATTCAATCTGAAGGTAAACCAGCATTTACGGTTATCGCCTACGAAGCCATTCAGCAAAGTCTAGCCTCTTTTGATAATCTTGAAGATTTTGCCGATTATGTTCACGCGCTAACCGTAAAAAACGCGACCACAACCTGGCATACGCTAGATGACGTAAAAAAGGAACTGGGTTTATGA
- the rimO gene encoding 30S ribosomal protein S12 methylthiotransferase RimO: MKTKGVRTNKINIVTLGCSKNLVDSEVLFTQLKGNGMNVTHESKKDDANIVVINTCGFIDNAKEESINTILRYVDAKEAGIVDKVYVTGCLSHRYKDELEIEMPTVDAWFGTNELPRMLKTLRADYKHELVGERLLTTPAHYAYLKIAEGCDRPCSFCAIPLMRGGHVSRPMDELVAEAKSLARRGTKELILIAQDLTYYGLDLYKKRNLADLVNNLADVEGIDWIRLQYAYPSGFPMEVLDVIRQRPNVCNYLDMPLQTGSTELLKLMRRGITRERTEDLIHAIRDRVPGITLRTTLIVGHPGETEAMFGETYEFVERMRFDRMGVFTYSHEDDTHSFTMPDDIPADIKQERADELMELQQGISQELNQQKVGQTYKVLFDRKEGGYFIGRTEADSPEVDNEVLIPATQYVRLGDFANVRINRAEDFDLYGEVVS, from the coding sequence TTGAAAACCAAAGGAGTACGTACTAATAAAATCAATATCGTCACGCTCGGTTGCTCAAAGAACCTTGTGGATTCGGAGGTGCTATTTACGCAACTCAAGGGTAACGGAATGAATGTGACCCACGAGTCGAAAAAAGACGATGCCAACATTGTCGTGATCAATACGTGTGGCTTTATCGACAATGCGAAGGAGGAGTCGATCAATACCATTCTCCGCTATGTAGATGCCAAAGAAGCGGGTATTGTCGATAAAGTGTACGTAACAGGTTGCCTGTCGCACCGTTACAAAGATGAACTCGAAATCGAGATGCCAACCGTTGATGCCTGGTTTGGTACCAACGAACTGCCCCGGATGCTGAAAACCCTTCGCGCCGATTATAAACACGAACTCGTTGGTGAACGATTACTGACAACACCCGCTCATTACGCTTACCTGAAAATTGCTGAAGGCTGTGATCGGCCCTGCTCGTTCTGTGCTATTCCACTGATGCGGGGAGGTCATGTATCGCGCCCAATGGATGAACTGGTGGCAGAAGCAAAATCATTGGCCCGGCGAGGTACTAAAGAGCTGATTCTGATTGCCCAGGATTTAACTTACTATGGTTTAGACCTGTACAAAAAGCGGAACCTTGCTGATCTGGTCAATAATCTTGCCGATGTAGAGGGAATAGACTGGATTCGGTTGCAGTACGCTTACCCATCAGGCTTTCCCATGGAAGTACTGGATGTAATCCGCCAACGACCAAACGTTTGTAATTATCTGGATATGCCGTTGCAAACCGGCTCAACAGAGTTGCTGAAGCTCATGCGCCGGGGTATAACCCGTGAGCGAACCGAAGACTTGATTCATGCCATTCGTGATCGGGTGCCTGGTATAACCCTCCGTACGACCCTGATTGTAGGACACCCAGGCGAAACCGAAGCCATGTTTGGGGAGACCTATGAGTTTGTGGAACGGATGCGTTTTGACCGGATGGGCGTGTTCACCTACTCCCATGAAGATGATACCCACTCATTTACCATGCCCGATGATATTCCAGCGGACATCAAACAGGAGCGGGCCGATGAGTTAATGGAGCTGCAACAGGGTATTTCACAGGAGCTGAATCAGCAGAAAGTTGGGCAAACATACAAGGTACTGTTTGACCGGAAGGAGGGTGGGTATTTCATTGGTCGCACTGAAGCGGACTCGCCGGAAGTAGACAATGAGGTACTTATTCCAGCCACCCAATACGTCCGACTTGGCGATTTTGCCAATGTGCGAATTAATAGGGCTGAGGATTTTGATTTATACGGAGAGGTAGTCTCCTGA
- the bshC gene encoding bacillithiol biosynthesis cysteine-adding enzyme BshC has protein sequence MDCQYLPLASTGQFSSLFLDYITQKDSLKPFYGRFPEIAAFGGQIADKSFDESKRRVLVDALERQYQRIDNKPDFSVLLQPNTFTVTTGHQLNIFTGPLYIVYKLITTINLAKKLKETYPNYNFVPIYWMATEDHDFAEINHFSLSGRSYTWQTEQRGAVGRMNPKELKALFTQIPEKLVLFEQAYLKQDTLANAARYYVNELFGTEGLVCLDADDAALKGVFAPVMRDELLHQHSGDLVQQKTEELEALGYKTVIAPRDINLFYLDDQLRERIERSDDGIYKVLHTKLKFSESEILNELDEHPERFSPNVVLRPLYQETILPNLAYIGGPSEVPYWLQLKGVFEHFQTTFPILMPRNFAMYVPSVSAKRIGKLGLTPEELFQDTLTIKRAYVEHHSRHTLKFDNENKTVNKALDAILHKAQMVDPTLEKAVLAETKRFANAITRLEKKMRRAEERNQETGVRQLLAVKNELFPNGGLQERSENFLTFYLNDRKFLQKMLSSFDPFNYQMQLCLE, from the coding sequence ATGGACTGTCAGTACCTGCCGCTTGCCTCAACCGGCCAGTTTTCGTCTCTTTTCCTCGATTACATTACTCAAAAAGATAGTCTAAAGCCTTTCTACGGTCGTTTTCCTGAGATAGCTGCATTCGGTGGACAAATAGCTGATAAGTCATTTGACGAGTCTAAACGGCGGGTTTTGGTCGATGCGCTTGAACGGCAATATCAACGTATTGACAATAAACCCGATTTTTCGGTGCTGCTACAGCCCAATACGTTTACCGTGACCACGGGTCATCAACTTAATATTTTCACGGGACCACTTTACATTGTCTATAAGCTGATTACGACCATTAACCTGGCGAAAAAGCTGAAAGAAACCTACCCTAATTACAATTTCGTCCCGATTTACTGGATGGCGACGGAAGACCATGACTTTGCCGAAATCAACCATTTCTCACTTTCGGGTCGGAGTTACACATGGCAGACTGAGCAGCGTGGAGCCGTTGGGCGCATGAATCCGAAAGAACTAAAAGCACTCTTTACTCAAATTCCGGAAAAGCTAGTCTTGTTTGAGCAGGCCTACCTCAAACAGGATACGTTAGCAAATGCCGCCCGGTATTACGTCAACGAGTTGTTCGGCACCGAAGGGTTGGTTTGTCTGGATGCGGACGATGCCGCCCTCAAAGGTGTGTTTGCCCCCGTCATGCGCGATGAGCTACTTCATCAGCACTCCGGCGATTTAGTGCAGCAGAAAACAGAAGAATTGGAAGCATTAGGCTACAAAACGGTGATTGCGCCCCGCGATATCAACCTGTTTTACCTCGACGATCAACTGCGCGAACGCATTGAGCGATCAGACGATGGCATTTATAAAGTTCTTCATACAAAACTCAAATTTTCGGAAAGTGAAATCCTGAATGAGCTGGATGAGCATCCCGAACGCTTCAGCCCGAACGTAGTTCTGCGACCTTTATACCAGGAAACGATTCTGCCTAATCTGGCTTATATCGGCGGCCCATCAGAAGTGCCCTATTGGTTGCAGCTGAAAGGCGTGTTCGAACATTTTCAAACTACGTTTCCGATACTGATGCCGCGTAATTTTGCGATGTACGTTCCTTCGGTTAGTGCGAAACGTATTGGCAAACTCGGCCTGACGCCCGAAGAACTTTTTCAGGATACACTTACGATTAAACGCGCCTACGTTGAGCACCATTCCCGCCATACGCTTAAGTTCGATAACGAAAATAAGACCGTAAATAAGGCGCTGGACGCCATTCTGCACAAAGCGCAGATGGTTGACCCAACGCTGGAGAAGGCAGTTCTGGCCGAAACCAAGCGGTTTGCCAATGCCATTACCCGGCTCGAAAAGAAAATGCGCCGGGCCGAAGAACGTAATCAGGAAACTGGAGTTCGGCAGTTGTTAGCCGTTAAAAATGAGCTCTTTCCAAACGGCGGGTTGCAGGAGCGTAGCGAAAACTTCCTGACGTTCTACCTGAACGACCGTAAGTTTCTCCAAAAGATGCTTTCTTCTTTTGACCCTTTCAATTACCAGATGCAGCTTTGTTTAGAGTGA